One Triticum dicoccoides isolate Atlit2015 ecotype Zavitan chromosome 4B, WEW_v2.0, whole genome shotgun sequence genomic window carries:
- the LOC119293968 gene encoding probable flavin-containing monooxygenase 1, giving the protein MAQGQAARATREAVPPVSRVAIIGGGISGLTAAKQMAAYDPVVFEATPSVGGVWKHCVYRTTRLQTPRPDYEFSDYSWKNRDDPSFPTHTEIVDYLEGYADEFDLWRYISFGSKVVDIKFLGGAKSGFTELWSGTGKAPLRGKPMWEVGIVTGDSNTVQYYKFEFVVMCTGKYGDVPRMPVFPPGKGPEVFKGTVMHSLDYCKLSEEETVELMRGKKVVVVGYKKSAIDLANECAQANQGEGGQACTMLVRTLHWVVPSYSIWGLPFFLFYSTRFSQLFYERPNQGLFRSLLCRLMSPLRSGVSKFIESYLSWKLPLGKYGLTPDHPFVEDYASCQMAILPEGFFDMADRGLVRFKRASAGWCFSENGVVLDDGTKVDADIVFLATGFEGKDKLREVLPKPFRDLVVGKSSMMPLYRGTIHPLIPNMAFVGFVESVSNLHTSELRCRWLSGLLKGRFELPTVKAMMGHVAGEADAMRRTTRFYRRHCISTYSIHDSDGMCADLGSATLRKANWIAELFAPYNNKDYKEQ; this is encoded by the exons ATGGCGCAAGGACAAGCAGCACGGGCCACGAGGGAGGCCGTGCCTCCGGTGTCCCGGGTGGCCATCATCGGCGGCGGGATCAGCGGCCTGACCGCGGCGAAGCAGATGGCGGCCTACGACCCCGTCGTGTTCGAGGCGACGCCGTCCGTCGGCGGGGTGTGGAAGCACTGCGTCTACCGCACCACGCGGCTGCAGACGCCCCGCCCGGACTACGAGTTCTCCGACTACTCCTGGAAGAACCGCGATGACCCGTCGTTCCCGACCCACACCGAGATCGTCGACTACCTCGAGGGCTACGCCGACGAGTTCGACCTCTGGCGCTACATCTCGTTCGGGTCCAAGGTGGTGGACATCAAATTCCTCGGCGGCGCTAAGTCCGGGTTCACCGAGCTgtggagcggcaccggcaaggctCCGCTCCGGGGTAAGCCTATGTGGGAGGTCGGCATCGTCACCGGCGACTCCAACACCGTTCAG TATTACAAGTTCGAGTTCGTGGTGATGTGCACGGGTAAGTACGGCGACGTGCCGCGGATGCCGGTGTTCCCGCCGGGGAAGGGGCCGGAGGTGTTCAAGGGGACAGTGATGCACTCGCTGGACTACTGCAAGCTGAGCGAGGAGGAGACCGTTGAGCTGATGAGAGGCAAGAAGGTTGTGGTGGTTGGGTACAAGAAGAGTGCTATCGATCTAGCCAACGAATGTGCTCAGGCAAACCAAG GCGAGGGAGGGCAGGCGTGCACGATGCTGGTGCGGACCCTGCATTGGGTGGTGCCGTCCTACTCCATCTGGGGCTTGCCGTTCTTCCTCTTCTACTCCACACGCTTCTCTCAGCTCTTCTACGAGCGGCCCAACCAAGGGCTCTTCAgatccctcctctgccgcctcatGAGCCCACTG CGGTCAGGGGTGTCGAAGTTCATCGAGTCGTACCTGTCGTGGAAGCTGCCGCTGGGCAAGTACGGCCTGACGCCGGACCACCCCTTCGTCGAGGACTACGCCAGCTGCCAGATGGCCATCCTCCCGGAGGGCTTCTTCGACATGGCGGACCGTGGCCTCGTTCGCTTCAAGAGAGCCTCTGCTGGGTGGTGCTTCTCCGAGAACGGCGTGGTCCTCGACGACGGCACCAAGGTGGATGCGGACATTGTCTTCCTCGCCACCGGATTTGAGGGCAAGGACAAGCTCCGCGAGGTCCTGCCAAAGCCCTTCCGCGACCTCGTCGTCGGCAAGTCTTCCATGATGCCGCTCTACCG TGGCACGATCCACCCGCTCATCCCGAACATGGCATTCGTCGGGTTCGTGGAGAGCGTGTCGAACCTGCACACGTCGGAGCTGCGGTGCCGGTGGCTGTCGGGGCTGCTGAAGGGGCGGTTCGAGCTACCGACCGTGAAGGCTATGATGGGgcacgtcgccggcgaggccgacgcCATGCGCCGCACCACGCGGTTCTACCGCCGCCACTGCATCTCCACCTACAGCATCCACGACAGCGACGGCATGTGCGCCGACCTGGGCTCCGCCACGCTCCGCAAGGCCAACTGGATCGCCGAGCTCTTCGCGCCATACAACAACAAGGACTACAAGGAACAGTAA